The Desulfuromonas versatilis genome has a segment encoding these proteins:
- a CDS encoding DMT family transporter, producing the protein MSAVSLALVACLGWGIADFLGGFKSRALPVITVLLVSTSCGLAAMAAIALNRGVVLQFGAHLGYAAAGGIAGLVGLICLYRGMAIGAMSIVAPISALGVLLPVTFGLVAGDLPSPWQTLGMVAALAGAVLVSREKRTLEPSPKKIADGVLLAAGAALAIGIFYVVMDRASDIDPLGASLVMRLTQFALLIPLVLVSRPCLRVGPGHWPFLIGMGVLDALAGLAYAIATAQGMLSLVAVLGSLYPAVTVLLAILVLRERPQRIQFAGVALALAGVALITL; encoded by the coding sequence ATGAGCGCCGTAAGTCTTGCCCTGGTCGCCTGTCTGGGGTGGGGAATCGCCGATTTTCTGGGAGGGTTCAAAAGTCGCGCCCTTCCGGTCATCACCGTTCTGCTGGTATCGACCAGCTGCGGCCTGGCCGCCATGGCCGCAATTGCCCTGAACCGTGGGGTTGTGCTGCAGTTCGGCGCACACCTGGGTTATGCGGCCGCCGGGGGGATCGCCGGGCTGGTGGGGCTGATCTGTCTTTACCGCGGCATGGCCATCGGCGCCATGTCCATCGTCGCGCCGATCAGCGCCCTGGGGGTGCTGCTGCCGGTAACCTTCGGGCTGGTCGCCGGCGATCTGCCGAGCCCCTGGCAAACCCTGGGGATGGTCGCCGCCCTTGCCGGGGCGGTGCTGGTCTCCCGCGAGAAACGGACCCTCGAACCTTCCCCGAAAAAAATTGCCGACGGCGTTCTGCTGGCCGCCGGGGCCGCCCTGGCCATCGGCATATTCTACGTGGTCATGGACCGGGCCAGCGACATCGACCCCTTGGGCGCCTCGCTGGTGATGCGCCTGACCCAGTTCGCCCTGCTGATCCCGCTGGTGCTGGTCAGCCGGCCCTGCCTGCGGGTCGGGCCCGGGCACTGGCCGTTTCTGATCGGCATGGGGGTGCTCGACGCGCTGGCGGGGCTGGCTTACGCCATCGCCACCGCGCAGGGGATGCTCAGCCTGGTGGCGGTACTGGGTTCGCTCTACCCGGCGGTCACCGTGCTGCTCGCCATCCTGGTGCTGCGCGAGCGCCCGCAGCGGATCCAGTTCGCCGGCGTGGCCCTGGCCCTGGCCGGGGTGGCGCTGATCACACTCTGA
- a CDS encoding LysE/ArgO family amino acid transporter, producing MHPTLSLAPLLQGFTLSASLIIAIGSQNAFVLRQGLRREHVFVVCTICFFCDAALIALGVAGFGSLVASSPLLLRFTYWAGAAFLFAYGLRAFRAALKPGSLAVDVSGTLAAGLGRVALTTLVLTLLNPHVYIDTVLLLGSVAGQQAAGARPWFAIGAVCASLLWFYSLGYGARVLAPLFRKPSAWRALDGLIGCVMWAIAASLVWPLLVGAG from the coding sequence ATGCACCCGACCCTGTCCCTGGCGCCACTCCTGCAAGGTTTCACCCTGAGCGCCAGCCTGATCATCGCCATCGGCAGCCAGAACGCCTTCGTCCTGCGCCAGGGGCTGCGCCGCGAGCATGTCTTCGTCGTCTGCACCATCTGCTTTTTCTGCGACGCCGCTCTCATCGCCCTCGGCGTCGCCGGCTTCGGCTCGCTGGTGGCCTCCTCGCCCCTGCTGCTGCGTTTCACCTACTGGGCGGGCGCGGCCTTTCTGTTTGCCTACGGCCTGCGCGCCTTTCGCGCGGCGCTCAAACCCGGGAGCCTGGCGGTCGATGTTTCGGGCACCCTGGCTGCCGGCCTGGGCCGGGTGGCCCTCACCACCCTGGTGCTGACCCTGCTCAATCCTCACGTCTATATCGACACGGTGCTGCTGCTCGGCAGTGTCGCCGGCCAGCAGGCAGCCGGGGCCCGCCCCTGGTTCGCCATCGGCGCCGTTTGCGCCTCGCTGCTGTGGTTCTACAGCCTTGGCTACGGCGCCCGGGTGCTGGCGCCCCTGTTCCGGAAACCCTCCGCCTGGCGGGCCCTGGATGGTCTGATCGGCTGTGTGATGTGGGCGATCGCCGCCAGCCTGGTCTGGCCGCTGCTGGTCGGGGCGGGGTAG
- a CDS encoding nucleotidyltransferase family protein, with protein MYRAIEEKKTELSHLCRVHRVQRLSIFGSATSNHFDPSRSDLDFLVEFQPLSPAEHAEHYFGLAEDLKNLFDLEVDLVESAPINNPYFRKAIEDTRIHLYDAA; from the coding sequence ATGTATCGGGCAATCGAGGAGAAAAAAACTGAACTATCCCACTTGTGCCGGGTCCACCGAGTCCAAAGACTGTCTATTTTCGGTTCAGCTACCTCAAATCATTTTGACCCTTCTCGCAGTGATCTCGATTTTCTGGTTGAATTCCAGCCACTTTCCCCAGCTGAGCATGCTGAACACTATTTCGGCTTGGCTGAAGATCTGAAAAATCTATTCGATCTGGAAGTCGACCTGGTGGAATCAGCCCCAATCAACAACCCTTATTTTCGCAAAGCCATCGAAGATACCAGGATTCATCTCTACGATGCGGCTTGA
- a CDS encoding HepT-like ribonuclease domain-containing protein, translated as MRLEILKYLYDIDHACELLAQFTSGKGLEDYQADPMLRSAVERQFEIVGEALNQALRREPTLADQISHSGRIVAFRNRLIHGYATVADEMVWGIVESYLPVLKQEVAVLLQAAR; from the coding sequence ATGCGGCTTGAGATCCTGAAATATCTTTACGACATCGATCATGCCTGTGAGTTGCTTGCGCAATTCACCTCGGGCAAGGGCCTCGAAGATTATCAGGCTGATCCTATGCTGCGTTCCGCGGTGGAGCGTCAGTTTGAAATTGTCGGCGAGGCTTTAAATCAGGCCCTGCGCCGCGAGCCAACGCTGGCCGATCAAATCAGTCATTCCGGCCGCATCGTTGCTTTTCGAAACCGCCTTATTCACGGATATGCCACCGTTGCGGATGAGATGGTCTGGGGCATCGTCGAAAGTTACCTTCCTGTGTTGAAACAGGAGGTCGCCGTCCTGCTCCAAGCCGCCCGATAA
- a CDS encoding AzlD domain-containing protein produces the protein MRLDSSTLWLTMAGIGAGTFLIRFSFIWLLGRGQVRPAVQRVLRFVPASVLSALILPSFVLPQHAAFSLGNERMWAGLIAAIVAWRTRNVLLTIGAGMAALWVLTNA, from the coding sequence ATGCGCCTTGACTCCTCGACCCTGTGGCTGACCATGGCGGGTATCGGCGCCGGCACCTTCCTGATCCGCTTTTCCTTCATCTGGCTGCTCGGCCGGGGGCAGGTACGCCCTGCCGTGCAACGGGTGCTGCGCTTCGTGCCCGCCTCGGTGCTTTCGGCCCTGATCCTGCCCAGCTTCGTGCTCCCCCAGCACGCGGCCTTTTCCCTCGGCAACGAACGCATGTGGGCCGGGCTGATCGCCGCCATCGTCGCCTGGCGCACCCGCAACGTGCTGCTGACCATCGGCGCGGGCATGGCGGCGTTGTGGGTGCTGACCAATGCCTGA
- a CDS encoding AzlC family ABC transporter permease, with protein sequence MSSPKRAFAAGARDISPIILGVIPFALIAGISAVGVGLSELEALGMSYIVFAGASQLAAVDLVGRHAPVAVIVLTALVINLRFCMYSASLAPHFHGLPLHWRAPLAYLLTDQAYAISITAFGNGRMRHKHWYYLGAAMTMWVTWQTGTAAGVFLGAAIPKSWSLDFAIPLTFLALLFPAIKDRPSLVAAASAGALALAGHGLPYNLGLFLAALGGIGAGALADGGKHHAP encoded by the coding sequence ATGTCCTCACCCAAAAGGGCTTTTGCCGCAGGCGCCCGGGACATATCGCCCATCATCCTCGGGGTGATCCCCTTCGCCTTGATCGCCGGGATCTCGGCGGTCGGCGTAGGTCTCTCCGAGCTGGAAGCGCTGGGGATGTCCTACATCGTCTTCGCCGGGGCCTCCCAGCTCGCGGCCGTGGATCTTGTCGGCAGGCACGCGCCGGTGGCGGTCATTGTCCTTACTGCTCTGGTCATCAACCTGCGCTTCTGCATGTACAGCGCCTCGCTGGCCCCGCACTTTCACGGCCTGCCCCTGCACTGGCGCGCCCCGCTGGCCTACCTGCTCACCGACCAGGCCTACGCCATCTCCATCACCGCCTTCGGCAACGGGCGCATGCGCCACAAGCACTGGTACTACCTCGGCGCGGCGATGACCATGTGGGTGACCTGGCAGACCGGCACCGCAGCCGGGGTGTTTCTCGGGGCGGCCATCCCCAAATCCTGGTCACTCGATTTCGCCATCCCCCTGACCTTTCTCGCCCTGCTGTTCCCGGCAATCAAGGATCGCCCCTCGCTGGTCGCGGCGGCCAGCGCCGGAGCGCTGGCGCTGGCCGGTCACGGTCTGCCCTACAACCTGGGGCTGTTCCTCGCCGCGCTCGGCGGCATCGGCGCCGGCGCCCTGGCCGATGGAGGGAAACACCATGCGCCTTGA
- a CDS encoding PQQ-dependent sugar dehydrogenase, with the protein MSPHLYHLRRLMTLGCLAAALVLSAAAAAPQVIKTQHHDLRIVEIATGLEHPWSLAFLPDGSMLVTERPGRLRIVRDGRLEPQAVAGLPPIVARGQGGLLDVALHPRFAENGLVYLSYVGPGPGGMGTEVARGRLVANRLEDVQVIFRLEPKTDATRHFGSRLVFDRAGYLFITLGDRGEMERAQRSGDHAGSVIRLHDDGRVPADNPFVGRQGWKPEKYTLGNRNMQGAALHPQTGELWTHEHGPQGGDEVNVIRAGVNYGWPVITYGVNYVTGTKIGEGTHKEGMAQPLHTWVPSIAPSGMAFYTGDKFPRWRGDLFVGALKDQMLVRLSLDGEKVVSEERLLKNTLGRIRDVRQGPDGYLYLLTDEDDGVLVRLEPADGGQDKK; encoded by the coding sequence ATGAGCCCACACCTATATCATTTGCGACGCCTTATGACCCTCGGCTGCCTGGCCGCCGCTCTTGTGCTGAGCGCAGCTGCCGCCGCCCCCCAGGTGATCAAGACCCAGCACCACGACCTGCGCATCGTCGAGATCGCTACCGGCCTCGAGCATCCCTGGAGCCTGGCCTTTCTGCCTGACGGCAGCATGCTGGTGACCGAGCGACCCGGCCGGCTGCGCATCGTCAGGGACGGCCGGCTCGAACCGCAGGCGGTGGCAGGGTTGCCGCCGATCGTGGCGCGCGGGCAGGGGGGGCTGCTCGATGTCGCCCTGCATCCGCGCTTTGCGGAAAACGGCCTGGTCTACCTCTCCTACGTCGGGCCCGGCCCGGGGGGGATGGGGACCGAGGTGGCCCGCGGCCGGCTGGTCGCAAACCGTCTGGAGGACGTGCAAGTCATCTTCCGGCTCGAACCCAAAACCGACGCCACCCGGCATTTCGGCTCACGCCTGGTTTTCGACCGGGCAGGGTACCTGTTCATCACCCTCGGCGACCGCGGCGAGATGGAGCGCGCCCAGCGCTCCGGCGACCATGCCGGCTCGGTGATCCGCCTGCACGACGACGGCCGGGTGCCGGCCGACAACCCCTTCGTCGGCCGGCAGGGGTGGAAGCCGGAAAAGTACACCCTGGGCAACCGCAACATGCAGGGCGCGGCGCTGCACCCGCAGACCGGCGAGCTCTGGACCCACGAGCACGGGCCCCAGGGCGGCGACGAGGTCAACGTCATCCGCGCCGGGGTCAACTACGGCTGGCCGGTCATCACCTACGGGGTCAACTACGTCACCGGCACCAAGATCGGCGAGGGGACCCACAAGGAGGGGATGGCCCAGCCGCTGCACACCTGGGTCCCCTCCATCGCCCCCTCGGGGATGGCCTTCTATACGGGGGACAAGTTCCCGCGCTGGCGCGGCGACCTGTTCGTCGGCGCGCTCAAGGACCAGATGCTGGTGCGGCTGAGTCTGGACGGTGAAAAGGTGGTCAGTGAGGAGCGCCTGCTCAAAAACACCCTCGGCCGCATCCGCGACGTGCGCCAGGGGCCCGATGGTTACCTCTACCTGCTTACCGACGAGGACGACGGGGTGCTGGTGCGGCTGGAGCCGGCCGACGGCGGGCAGGACAAGAAATGA
- a CDS encoding tRNA-binding protein — MKEISWEEFAQVELRAGTVIAVEDFPEARKPAYKITADFGGEIGIRRSSAQVTDLYTRDELVGRQILGVVNFPVKRIGPMQSEFLVCGFYREDGAVVLAVPERQVPNGAKLG; from the coding sequence ATGAAGGAGATCAGCTGGGAGGAGTTCGCCCAGGTGGAGTTGCGTGCCGGGACGGTCATCGCGGTCGAGGACTTTCCCGAGGCGCGCAAGCCGGCCTACAAGATCACCGCCGATTTCGGCGGGGAGATCGGCATCCGAAGATCGAGCGCGCAGGTTACCGACCTCTATACCCGGGATGAACTCGTCGGTCGCCAGATTCTCGGCGTGGTCAACTTTCCGGTCAAGCGCATCGGCCCGATGCAATCCGAATTTCTCGTCTGCGGCTTCTATCGCGAGGACGGGGCGGTGGTGCTGGCCGTGCCGGAGCGGCAGGTGCCCAACGGGGCCAAATTGGGATAA
- a CDS encoding ferredoxin domain-containing protein produces the protein MIRLNAGAETPALIQAAEQLCVAARTAPKGKGKDLLVTAIVTGEEKDQLCRKMREIAERDKMAFFNRDAGNVEGVEVVVLLGTRKEPQGLPHCGYCGFANCGEMAKAGAFCSFNVGDLGIAVGSAASRAADLRLDNRVMFSLGKAALELGLLGDQVAIAYGIPLSATGKSPFFDRG, from the coding sequence ATGATTCGCTTGAACGCCGGAGCCGAAACGCCGGCCCTGATCCAGGCGGCGGAGCAGCTCTGCGTCGCCGCGCGCACCGCGCCCAAGGGGAAGGGGAAGGATCTGCTGGTGACCGCCATCGTCACCGGCGAGGAGAAGGACCAGCTGTGCCGGAAAATGCGCGAGATCGCCGAACGGGACAAAATGGCCTTTTTCAACCGGGACGCCGGCAACGTCGAGGGGGTGGAGGTGGTAGTGCTGCTCGGCACCCGCAAGGAGCCCCAGGGGTTGCCCCACTGCGGTTACTGCGGGTTTGCCAACTGCGGTGAGATGGCCAAGGCCGGCGCCTTCTGCTCCTTCAACGTCGGCGACCTGGGGATCGCCGTCGGCTCGGCGGCCAGCCGCGCCGCCGACCTGCGGCTTGACAACCGGGTCATGTTCTCCCTCGGCAAGGCGGCCCTCGAGCTGGGGCTGCTCGGCGACCAGGTCGCCATCGCCTACGGCATTCCCCTCTCGGCCACCGGCAAGAGTCCCTTCTTCGACCGAGGCTGA
- a CDS encoding multicopper oxidase family protein, whose protein sequence is MFIFSLFGLVSCGGGGGGGGGEAPLANLPSGDDSGGGAQQPGGGDQTAGGGAGSGSGSGADDNQSPGDGGPLADFFGPPPADDPSAFTGPLIGEEFAEDALEELPVANAGAFEGGATGTFEDAGEDNAVAEDEQVSANVPTNGKPSPLFGAQPFTQQMLRFQEFGTQPLDAEAPSPTLSFPLPSVGPAPEQDPVAVARSGPAGVALEAFLAQAGIAPFPTEFSNTLDANPWQSPIEDFLGRLLDTPPAEGRPPGRGWAHQRWNEFNPQVFFKTAQAGSRVNKGLRDPLQLHRFQTGEFGPGGLYHRVFSSTMPGSPVLDGTTRGVEIRFHPNMPVQNHKALWTFDGTLPPKLLMVRYGQPVLMRHYNALPIDPSANHGFGLHTITTHEHNGHSPAESDGYTNAFFFPGQFYDYRWPIQLAGHDSINTAADDPRAAFPCAPGETLIVNDGRPNPKTCENGTIRIRGDWRETMSTHWFHDHMLDFTAQNVYKGNGAMMNYYSALDRGKEDLEDGVNLRLPSGTTLPWGNRDYDVNLIIGDKAWDREGQLWFNIFNLDGFIGDQVLVNWLYKPYFEVRARRYRFRVLNGAVARYFAFALVREVPGAGGEIPGPPGSRVSYTRVPLHLIANDGNIMQHAVAFDGSADLDRDGDRLEHRGQLPVLAVGERYDIVVDFAKHGIQPGDRLYLVNTLEHTDGRRPNEKISLEEILSREYLALQRDDDNDGFADRWVDGDPGVGAILELRVQPYSGQDLSMDPADFEAGKRQMIPLPLDPSNPAVQARLARARHRTFEFGRSSGTDEAPWTIKVDGGAGLPMDPRRIAAAPQLANGPTAAGFEGEGTLEIWRFEGNGGWSHPVHVHFEEGVILSRDGEPPPEWERWARKDIYRIGPEEDGSRDVEVAIQFREFAGTYMEHCHNTQHEDHSMLLRFDIEHPGQLQLMPAPIPTWDGVEYVDSAALPTFRSGDGVGPDP, encoded by the coding sequence TTGTTTATTTTCTCGCTGTTCGGCCTGGTCTCCTGTGGCGGTGGCGGCGGCGGTGGAGGTGGTGAGGCCCCGCTTGCCAACCTGCCTTCCGGCGATGATTCCGGGGGCGGAGCGCAGCAGCCGGGCGGCGGTGACCAGACGGCCGGCGGCGGTGCCGGCTCCGGATCCGGGTCCGGAGCCGATGACAATCAGTCTCCCGGCGACGGTGGGCCGCTTGCCGACTTCTTCGGTCCGCCCCCCGCGGACGACCCGTCGGCCTTCACCGGCCCGCTGATCGGCGAGGAGTTTGCCGAGGACGCCCTGGAAGAGCTGCCTGTGGCCAATGCCGGGGCCTTTGAAGGGGGGGCGACCGGAACCTTCGAGGATGCCGGCGAGGACAATGCCGTCGCCGAGGACGAGCAGGTCTCGGCCAACGTCCCCACCAACGGCAAACCGAGCCCCCTGTTCGGCGCCCAGCCCTTTACCCAGCAGATGCTGCGTTTCCAGGAGTTCGGCACCCAGCCCCTGGATGCCGAAGCCCCTTCGCCAACCCTGTCGTTTCCGCTTCCCAGCGTCGGGCCGGCTCCCGAGCAGGATCCGGTGGCGGTTGCCCGCAGCGGCCCGGCGGGCGTGGCCCTCGAGGCCTTTCTGGCCCAGGCCGGCATCGCCCCATTCCCCACCGAGTTTTCCAACACCCTGGATGCCAATCCCTGGCAGTCGCCGATCGAGGATTTTCTCGGCCGGCTTCTGGATACGCCGCCCGCCGAAGGCCGTCCACCGGGGCGCGGCTGGGCCCACCAGCGTTGGAACGAGTTTAATCCCCAGGTCTTCTTCAAGACGGCCCAGGCCGGCTCGCGGGTGAATAAGGGATTACGCGACCCCCTGCAGTTGCACCGTTTCCAGACCGGCGAGTTCGGCCCCGGCGGGCTCTACCACCGGGTCTTCAGCTCCACCATGCCCGGTTCGCCGGTCCTCGACGGGACCACCAGGGGCGTGGAGATCCGCTTTCACCCCAACATGCCGGTGCAGAACCACAAGGCCCTGTGGACCTTCGACGGCACCCTGCCGCCCAAGCTGCTCATGGTGCGCTACGGCCAACCGGTCCTGATGCGGCACTACAACGCCCTGCCCATCGACCCCTCGGCCAACCATGGCTTCGGGCTGCACACCATCACCACCCACGAGCATAACGGCCACTCCCCGGCGGAAAGCGACGGTTACACCAACGCCTTCTTCTTTCCGGGGCAGTTCTACGACTACCGCTGGCCGATCCAGCTCGCCGGGCACGACAGCATCAACACCGCGGCCGACGACCCGCGGGCGGCCTTCCCCTGCGCCCCCGGGGAGACGCTGATCGTCAACGACGGTCGGCCCAACCCGAAGACCTGCGAGAACGGCACGATCCGCATCCGCGGCGACTGGCGCGAGACCATGAGCACCCACTGGTTTCACGACCACATGCTCGACTTCACCGCGCAGAACGTCTACAAGGGCAACGGCGCGATGATGAACTACTACAGCGCCCTGGACCGCGGCAAGGAAGACCTCGAGGACGGCGTCAACCTGCGCCTGCCCAGCGGCACGACGCTGCCCTGGGGAAACCGCGACTACGACGTCAACCTGATCATCGGCGACAAGGCCTGGGACCGCGAGGGCCAGCTCTGGTTCAACATCTTCAATCTCGACGGCTTCATCGGCGACCAGGTGCTGGTCAACTGGCTCTACAAGCCCTACTTCGAGGTGCGCGCCCGGCGCTACCGCTTCCGCGTCCTCAACGGCGCGGTGGCGCGTTACTTCGCCTTCGCCCTGGTGCGCGAGGTTCCCGGGGCGGGCGGCGAGATCCCCGGCCCGCCGGGCTCGCGGGTTTCCTACACCCGGGTTCCCCTGCACCTGATCGCCAACGACGGCAACATCATGCAGCACGCGGTGGCCTTCGACGGCAGCGCCGACCTCGACCGCGACGGCGATCGCCTCGAGCATCGGGGGCAACTGCCGGTGCTGGCGGTGGGCGAGCGCTATGACATCGTCGTCGACTTCGCCAAGCACGGCATCCAGCCTGGGGACCGGCTCTATCTGGTCAACACCCTGGAACACACCGACGGGCGCCGGCCCAATGAGAAGATCTCCCTGGAGGAGATCCTTTCCCGGGAGTACCTGGCGCTGCAGCGTGACGACGACAACGACGGGTTCGCCGACCGCTGGGTCGATGGCGACCCGGGGGTGGGGGCGATCCTTGAGCTGCGGGTGCAGCCCTACTCCGGGCAGGATCTGAGCATGGACCCGGCCGACTTCGAGGCAGGCAAGAGGCAGATGATCCCGCTCCCCCTTGACCCGAGCAACCCGGCGGTTCAGGCCCGGCTGGCCCGGGCGCGCCACCGCACCTTCGAGTTCGGGCGCTCGAGCGGCACCGACGAGGCGCCCTGGACCATCAAGGTGGACGGTGGCGCCGGGCTGCCCATGGACCCGCGGCGCATCGCCGCGGCGCCGCAGCTGGCCAACGGCCCCACCGCGGCCGGCTTCGAAGGGGAGGGGACCCTGGAGATCTGGCGTTTCGAGGGGAACGGCGGTTGGAGCCACCCGGTCCACGTCCACTTCGAGGAGGGGGTCATCCTCAGCCGCGACGGCGAGCCGCCCCCCGAGTGGGAACGCTGGGCCCGCAAGGACATCTACCGCATCGGGCCCGAGGAGGACGGTTCGCGGGACGTGGAGGTGGCCATCCAGTTCCGGGAGTTCGCCGGCACCTACATGGAGCACTGCCACAACACCCAGCACGAGGACCACTCGATGTTGCTGCGCTTTGACATCGAACACCCCGGACAACTGCAGCTGATGCCCGCGCCCATTCCGACCTGGGACGGGGTCGAGTACGTCGACTCGGCGGCCCTGCCGACCTTCCGCAGCGGCGACGGCGTCGGTCCGGATCCCTGA
- a CDS encoding LysR family transcriptional regulator — protein MNQNWDDMRYFLALSRAGSFVAAAGHLRVTHSTVARRISALETTLQTQLFLRTEKGCRLTPAGEKLLPYAEQLESTVFNLEAQISGKDHQLTGAVRIGAPDGLGNRFLASRLGRFQSRHPALDIELIAVPMYYSLSKREIDILITVTKPTVGNVVARKLIDYRLGLFSTREYLQRGAQIRQREDLRGHRLIGYIDDLLYDQGLRFMDEFLPGAMTRFRSSTVVAQMHAVAGGAGIGAIPYFMAAADPALVPVLPDQYVERGFWLQVNPDSRQLARVRTTIDFIVQEIESSRALFQSLPGENLG, from the coding sequence ATGAATCAGAACTGGGACGACATGCGCTATTTCCTGGCGCTCAGCCGCGCCGGCTCCTTCGTGGCCGCGGCCGGCCACCTGCGGGTGACCCACAGCACCGTTGCCCGGCGCATATCAGCCCTGGAAACGACGCTGCAGACCCAGCTGTTCCTGCGCACGGAAAAAGGCTGCCGGCTCACCCCGGCCGGCGAGAAGCTGCTGCCCTACGCTGAGCAGTTGGAGAGCACCGTCTTCAACCTCGAGGCGCAGATCTCGGGGAAGGACCATCAGCTCACCGGCGCCGTTCGCATCGGGGCCCCCGATGGCCTGGGGAACAGGTTTCTGGCTTCCCGGCTCGGCCGGTTCCAGAGCCGCCATCCGGCGCTGGATATCGAACTGATCGCCGTGCCCATGTATTACAGCCTGAGCAAGCGCGAAATCGACATTCTGATCACGGTCACCAAGCCGACGGTGGGGAATGTCGTCGCCAGGAAGCTGATCGATTACCGGCTGGGGCTGTTTTCGACCCGGGAATACCTGCAGCGCGGGGCGCAGATCCGCCAGCGGGAGGATCTGCGCGGCCACCGGCTCATCGGCTACATCGACGATCTGCTCTACGACCAGGGGCTGAGGTTCATGGATGAGTTTCTTCCCGGGGCAATGACCCGCTTCCGCAGCTCCACGGTGGTCGCCCAGATGCACGCCGTAGCCGGCGGGGCCGGGATCGGGGCGATCCCCTATTTCATGGCCGCGGCGGACCCCGCGCTGGTGCCGGTGCTGCCCGATCAGTATGTCGAGAGGGGCTTCTGGCTGCAGGTCAATCCCGACTCCCGGCAACTCGCCCGGGTACGGACTACCATCGATTTTATCGTGCAGGAAATCGAATCAAGCAGGGCGCTTTTCCAGTCCCTGCCGGGGGAGAACCTGGGCTGA
- a CDS encoding type III polyketide synthase, with the protein MEKPDGRQAAQKNSGDGVHIASVAAVVPPYSADQQFAADFMRRHFGQKLSARSLGLVRTTFSHPSIRKRHFAVEDPECLAKESADQRIARFTEKSIELAAQAVTQALEQAGVAASEVTGLVVNTCTGYICPGISTYLVERLGLARNIRVHDLVGSGCGGALPNLEVAEALLRARGGVVVSVAVEICSSTLQMDNDLSLILSNALFGDGAAAAVLWSKPQGLELVASAGRYVPEQREAIRFVHKDGALHNQLSLKLPELVRKAAAEAVAEVLSSRGLKPEDIRHWALHTGGEKIINAVRDEIGIPEERLRATRRVLAEYGNMSSPTVWFVLKELENAGIAPGDWCLMIAYGAGLSAHACLLRKSALPG; encoded by the coding sequence ATGGAAAAACCAGACGGCAGACAGGCAGCGCAAAAAAATTCAGGCGACGGCGTTCACATCGCCTCCGTCGCCGCCGTGGTGCCCCCCTACAGCGCCGACCAGCAGTTCGCCGCGGATTTCATGCGCAGGCATTTCGGGCAGAAGTTGAGCGCCCGCAGTCTGGGCCTGGTGCGGACCACCTTCTCCCACCCGAGCATCCGCAAACGCCACTTCGCCGTGGAGGATCCCGAGTGCCTGGCGAAGGAATCCGCCGACCAGCGCATCGCCCGCTTCACCGAGAAGTCGATCGAGCTGGCCGCCCAGGCCGTCACCCAAGCCCTGGAGCAGGCCGGCGTCGCGGCCAGCGAGGTGACCGGCCTGGTGGTGAACACCTGCACCGGGTACATCTGCCCAGGCATCTCCACCTACCTGGTGGAAAGGCTGGGCCTTGCCCGCAACATCCGGGTCCACGACCTGGTCGGCAGCGGCTGCGGGGGGGCGCTGCCCAACCTGGAGGTGGCGGAGGCGCTGCTCAGGGCCAGGGGGGGCGTGGTGGTAAGCGTGGCGGTGGAGATCTGCAGCTCGACCCTGCAGATGGACAACGACCTGAGCCTGATCCTCTCCAACGCCCTGTTCGGCGACGGGGCCGCCGCCGCGGTGCTGTGGAGCAAGCCCCAGGGGCTGGAGCTGGTCGCCTCGGCGGGCCGCTACGTCCCCGAGCAGCGCGAGGCCATCCGCTTCGTGCACAAGGACGGGGCCCTGCACAACCAGCTGTCGCTGAAGCTGCCCGAGCTGGTCCGCAAGGCCGCGGCGGAAGCGGTGGCCGAGGTGCTCTCCTCCCGGGGGTTGAAGCCTGAGGACATCCGCCACTGGGCGCTGCACACCGGCGGCGAAAAGATCATCAACGCCGTGCGCGACGAGATCGGCATCCCCGAGGAGAGGCTGCGGGCGACCCGCAGGGTGCTGGCCGAATACGGCAACATGTCCTCGCCCACGGTCTGGTTCGTCCTCAAGGAGCTGGAAAACGCCGGCATCGCCCCCGGCGACTGGTGCCTGATGATCGCCTACGGCGCCGGACTCTCGGCCCACGCCTGCCTGCTGCGAAAAAGCGCCCTGCCCGGATAG